A DNA window from Bacteroides cellulosilyticus contains the following coding sequences:
- the lgt gene encoding prolipoprotein diacylglyceryl transferase: MPSLLTINWNPDPELFNLFGSFPIRYYGLLWGIGIVLACIIVQREYRDRKISEDKFTPLFFYCVIGITLGARLGHCIFYDWGYYQNHLIEMILPIKQFPNEGWKWIGYRGLASHGGTLGLIIALWLYCRRTKMHYMDVLDMIAVATPICACFIRLANLMNSEIIGKPTDMPWAFVFEQVDMLPRHPAQLYEAIAYFIFFLGMVYLYKKSDHGTKLHRGFFFGLCLTEIFTFRFFVEFLKENQVDFENTMTLNMGQWLSIPFVIIGIYFMLLYGRKQTIKK, from the coding sequence ATGCCATCACTGCTCACCATCAACTGGAATCCCGACCCCGAACTGTTCAACCTCTTCGGAAGTTTCCCCATTCGCTATTACGGGCTACTGTGGGGCATCGGCATCGTACTTGCCTGCATCATAGTCCAGCGCGAATACCGGGACAGGAAAATCAGTGAAGACAAGTTCACCCCCCTCTTTTTCTATTGCGTAATCGGTATCACCCTCGGAGCAAGGTTAGGACACTGCATTTTCTATGATTGGGGTTATTATCAGAACCATCTCATAGAAATGATACTTCCCATCAAGCAGTTTCCAAACGAAGGCTGGAAGTGGATAGGCTATCGAGGACTTGCCAGCCATGGCGGTACCCTCGGACTCATCATCGCCCTGTGGCTCTATTGCCGCAGAACCAAGATGCACTATATGGACGTACTGGACATGATAGCCGTAGCCACCCCCATCTGTGCCTGTTTCATCCGCCTTGCCAACCTGATGAACTCCGAAATCATCGGCAAGCCAACCGATATGCCTTGGGCTTTTGTATTCGAACAGGTAGATATGCTACCCCGCCATCCGGCACAGCTTTACGAAGCCATCGCCTACTTCATCTTCTTCCTGGGAATGGTTTACTTATATAAGAAATCAGATCACGGCACAAAGCTGCACCGCGGCTTCTTCTTCGGCCTCTGCCTGACAGAGATATTCACCTTCCGCTTCTTCGTGGAATTCCTCAAAGAAAACCAAGTGGATTTTGAGAATACAATGACTCTCAACATGGGGCAATGGCTCAGTATTCCGTTCGTTATCATCGGAATATACTTCATGCTCCTTTACGGGAGAAAGCAAACGATAAAAAAGTAA
- a CDS encoding carboxypeptidase-like regulatory domain-containing protein produces MKQLFSTLLVMLLCSVAYAQQQDSVTISGRVTDYDGQPIDSASVWWQNPQFNDVIEVVTGKDGHYTARVPKGKYQSVASIYFPSYAHIAMKSGLPEAEHRLEFWAWDFIADRDTTLNIRYNRMEAYGLRAFRIPGAMPTYQIYVRPMSLTRFYQWMEKTKPESILHGETLGDIKQESQSKDAKESQWAPRPEQLKVTVWIDGEEVPVLMKQEIKEYFDANEYANAYLLTVDLPKHPKAGLPYRIFKVELEDLENGDRGEGLYYMEKEIYVK; encoded by the coding sequence ATGAAGCAACTTTTCTCTACTCTACTCGTCATGCTTCTGTGCAGTGTCGCTTATGCACAGCAACAAGACTCAGTGACCATCTCCGGTCGTGTGACAGACTATGACGGGCAACCGATAGACAGTGCCAGTGTTTGGTGGCAAAACCCGCAGTTCAACGATGTCATAGAAGTCGTCACCGGCAAAGACGGACACTACACTGCCCGCGTGCCTAAAGGCAAATATCAGAGTGTGGCTTCTATCTACTTCCCCTCTTATGCGCATATCGCCATGAAAAGCGGTCTGCCCGAAGCAGAACACCGCCTGGAGTTCTGGGCTTGGGACTTCATCGCCGACCGCGACACTACGCTTAACATCCGCTACAACCGTATGGAAGCTTACGGCCTGCGTGCCTTCCGCATTCCCGGTGCCATGCCCACCTATCAGATATACGTCCGCCCCATGAGTCTGACGCGCTTCTACCAATGGATGGAAAAGACAAAGCCCGAATCCATACTGCACGGTGAAACTCTTGGCGACATCAAGCAAGAGTCTCAGAGCAAGGATGCCAAAGAATCGCAGTGGGCGCCCCGACCCGAACAACTGAAAGTCACAGTCTGGATAGATGGCGAGGAAGTCCCCGTATTGATGAAGCAGGAAATAAAAGAGTACTTTGACGCCAACGAATACGCCAATGCCTATCTGCTGACCGTAGACCTCCCCAAGCATCCGAAAGCAGGACTCCCTTACCGTATTTTCAAGGTAGAACTGGAAGACCTGGAGAACGGTGACCGTGGCGAAGGGCTTTACTATATGGAAAAAGAAATCTACGTAAAATAG
- a CDS encoding HD domain-containing protein, whose protein sequence is MIPANLTHYIETEIIPRYEKFDKAHNLSHVQAVIEESLSLAKQYGVNESMAYTIAAYHDTGLCHDRATHHLISGEILKQDAALRQWFNEKEIETMKEAVEDHRASTDHEPRSIYGKIVAEADRVIDPTITLRRTVQYGLKQQPEADKEWHYQRFHQHLMDKYAPGGYLKLWLPDSKNTERLKELQTIILNEDLLKRTFNKLFSEEKNN, encoded by the coding sequence ATGATACCTGCCAACCTCACCCACTACATTGAAACAGAAATCATTCCACGTTATGAGAAGTTCGACAAGGCTCATAACCTCTCGCACGTACAGGCCGTTATAGAAGAGAGCCTTTCACTTGCCAAACAGTATGGTGTAAATGAAAGTATGGCATATACTATTGCCGCTTACCACGATACCGGGCTTTGTCATGATCGTGCTACACATCACCTAATCTCAGGTGAGATTCTGAAGCAAGATGCCGCTCTCCGCCAATGGTTCAATGAAAAAGAAATAGAAACCATGAAGGAGGCGGTAGAAGACCATCGGGCATCTACGGACCATGAACCTCGGAGTATTTACGGAAAAATAGTCGCAGAAGCAGATCGCGTGATTGACCCCACTATCACTCTACGCCGCACTGTACAATACGGGCTGAAACAACAACCAGAAGCAGATAAAGAATGGCACTATCAACGTTTTCATCAGCATTTAATGGATAAATATGCACCGGGAGGATATCTGAAGCTCTGGCTTCCAGACTCCAAGAATACAGAACGCCTGAAAGAACTACAAACTATTATCCTAAACGAAGATTTGCTCAAAAGAACATTCAACAAATTATTTTCAGAAGAAAAAAACAATTAA
- the lgt gene encoding prolipoprotein diacylglyceryl transferase: MLSLLTINWNPNPELFNLFGHIPVRYYGLLWVIGIACSYFVVRYQYRDKKIGDDKFEPLFFYCFFGILIGARLGHCLFYQPEYYLHHFWEMILPIQFLPDGGWKWTGYAGLASHGGTLGLMIALWLYCRKMKMHYMDVLDMIAVATPICACFIRLANLMNSEIIGKATDVPWAFVFERVDMLPRHPAQLYEAIAYFIFFLLMIFLYKNYGKKLHRGFFFGLCLTEIFVFRFFVEFLKENQVDFENSMSLNMGQWLSVPFVIIGVYFMFFYGKKKTQK, translated from the coding sequence ATGCTCTCATTATTAACCATCAACTGGAACCCAAACCCCGAACTATTCAATCTGTTCGGACATATTCCCGTACGTTATTACGGTCTGTTATGGGTCATCGGTATCGCCTGTTCCTATTTCGTAGTCCGCTACCAGTACAGAGACAAAAAAATCGGCGATGACAAGTTCGAACCGCTGTTCTTCTATTGCTTCTTCGGTATCCTCATCGGAGCACGCCTGGGACATTGCCTGTTCTATCAGCCGGAATACTATCTTCATCACTTCTGGGAGATGATATTGCCTATACAGTTCCTGCCCGATGGAGGTTGGAAATGGACCGGCTATGCAGGTCTCGCCAGTCATGGAGGCACGCTGGGGCTGATGATAGCCCTATGGCTGTACTGCCGCAAGATGAAAATGCACTATATGGATGTATTGGACATGATTGCCGTGGCAACTCCTATCTGCGCCTGCTTCATCCGCCTTGCCAATCTGATGAATTCTGAAATTATCGGTAAAGCGACCGATGTGCCTTGGGCATTTGTATTCGAACGGGTAGATATGCTTCCCCGGCATCCGGCACAGCTTTACGAGGCAATCGCCTACTTCATCTTCTTCCTGCTGATGATTTTCCTGTATAAGAATTACGGCAAGAAGCTGCATCGTGGTTTCTTCTTCGGACTCTGTCTGACAGAAATTTTTGTATTCCGCTTCTTCGTAGAATTCCTGAAAGAGAACCAGGTAGATTTCGAGAATAGCATGTCACTGAATATGGGACAATGGCTCAGCGTTCCGTTTGTAATCATAGGAGTGTATTTCATGTTCTTCTACGGAAAGAAGAAAACACAGAAATAA
- a CDS encoding ORF6N domain-containing protein — protein MELTVIIQSKIYEIRGQQVMLDFDLAEAYGIETRVLKQAIKRNIKRFEGEDFMFTLTKEELSRSQIVTLNKGRGSNFKYMPFAFTELGVAMLSSVLNSDTAIEMNKSIMRAFVAVRRFIANPPVDRVSELQNELKELKSYIEEVFTDYNDINEDTRVQLELINRTLAELQAQKRLADSPRNPIGFIKPKQ, from the coding sequence ATGGAATTAACAGTAATCATACAGAGTAAAATATACGAGATAAGGGGACAACAAGTAATGCTTGACTTTGACCTGGCAGAAGCATATGGCATAGAAACAAGAGTCCTTAAACAAGCCATCAAACGCAACATTAAACGTTTTGAAGGAGAGGACTTTATGTTTACCCTAACCAAAGAAGAACTTTCAAGATCACAAATTGTGACCTTGAACAAAGGGCGAGGTAGCAACTTTAAATACATGCCTTTTGCTTTTACTGAATTAGGGGTAGCTATGCTTAGTAGTGTATTAAACTCTGACACGGCTATTGAAATGAATAAAAGCATCATGCGTGCTTTCGTCGCCGTCCGCCGATTTATAGCTAATCCGCCAGTTGACAGAGTATCCGAGCTGCAAAACGAATTGAAAGAACTCAAATCCTACATCGAAGAAGTCTTCACCGACTACAACGATATCAACGAAGACACCCGTGTGCAACTGGAGCTAATCAACCGAACCCTTGCCGAACTGCAAGCCCAGAAAAGACTGGCAGACAGCCCCAGAAACCCTATCGGCTTCATAAAACCAAAACAATAA
- the ychF gene encoding redox-regulated ATPase YchF, whose translation MALQCGIVGLPNVGKSTLFNCLSNAKAQAANFPFCTIEPNVGVITVPDERLTKLAELVHPGRIVPTTVEIVDIAGLVKGASKGEGLGNKFLANIRETDAIIHVLRCFDDENVTHVDGSINPVRDKEIIDYELQLKDLETIESRIQKVQKQAQTGGDKAAKLAYDVLVQYKEALEQGKSARTVQFETKDEQKIAKELFLLTSKPVMYVCNVDEASAVNGNKYVEMVREAVKDENAEILIVAAKTEADIAELETYEDRQMFLEEVGLKESGVSRLIKSAYQLLNLETFITAGEMEVRAWTYQKGWKAPQCAGVIHTDFEKGFIRAEVIKYEDFIQYGSEAAVREAGKLGVEGKEYVVQDGDIMHFRFNV comes from the coding sequence ATGGCTTTACAATGTGGTATTGTTGGCCTGCCGAACGTAGGCAAGTCGACGCTTTTCAACTGTTTGTCCAACGCAAAAGCGCAGGCGGCAAACTTCCCTTTTTGTACAATAGAACCGAATGTAGGTGTAATCACCGTGCCCGATGAGCGCCTGACGAAACTCGCCGAACTGGTACATCCGGGCCGCATCGTGCCCACTACAGTGGAAATCGTGGATATTGCCGGACTCGTAAAGGGTGCCAGCAAAGGCGAAGGACTGGGTAACAAATTCCTCGCGAACATTCGTGAAACGGATGCTATCATTCACGTGCTGCGTTGCTTCGACGATGAAAACGTGACACACGTAGACGGAAGCATCAACCCGGTGCGCGACAAGGAAATCATCGACTACGAATTGCAACTGAAAGACCTGGAAACCATTGAAAGCCGCATCCAGAAAGTGCAGAAGCAAGCACAGACAGGTGGCGACAAAGCTGCCAAGCTGGCTTACGACGTACTGGTACAGTATAAAGAGGCACTGGAACAAGGCAAGAGCGCACGCACCGTGCAGTTCGAAACCAAAGACGAACAGAAGATTGCCAAAGAGCTTTTCCTCCTGACCAGCAAACCGGTGATGTACGTTTGCAACGTGGACGAGGCAAGCGCAGTGAATGGCAATAAATACGTGGAAATGGTGCGCGAAGCAGTGAAGGACGAAAATGCCGAAATCCTGATTGTAGCCGCCAAGACCGAAGCCGACATCGCCGAGCTGGAAACATATGAAGATCGCCAGATGTTCCTTGAAGAAGTAGGATTAAAAGAATCCGGCGTAAGCCGCCTGATTAAATCAGCCTACCAATTGCTGAACCTGGAAACCTTCATCACCGCCGGAGAAATGGAAGTGAGAGCATGGACCTATCAAAAAGGCTGGAAAGCTCCGCAATGTGCCGGAGTTATCCACACCGACTTTGAAAAAGGATTCATCCGCGCCGAGGTTATCAAGTACGAAGATTTCATTCAGTATGGCAGCGAGGCCGCCGTACGCGAAGCCGGAAAGCTGGGCGTGGAAGGCAAAGAATACGTGGTGCAGGACGGAGACATCATGCACTTCCGGTTCAACGTCTGA
- a CDS encoding DUF3836 domain-containing protein, with protein sequence MRTKVFLKTVALSAVILFSAMAASAANKNNLIYNSEEKDGMMVGQTVYKMDSGTLANYMKYSYKYDDQKRMTESETMKWNSQKNTWENDLRICYAYQGKSITTTYYKWNSKQKAYVLVPDMTVTMDNPSL encoded by the coding sequence ATGAGAACAAAAGTATTTTTAAAAACAGTTGCTTTATCAGCAGTAATTCTTTTTAGTGCTATGGCAGCTTCTGCAGCTAACAAAAACAACCTTATTTACAATTCGGAAGAGAAAGACGGAATGATGGTTGGGCAAACCGTTTACAAGATGGACAGTGGAACTTTAGCAAACTACATGAAGTACAGCTACAAGTATGATGACCAAAAACGTATGACGGAAAGCGAAACTATGAAGTGGAACAGCCAAAAGAATACTTGGGAAAACGATCTTCGCATTTGCTACGCCTATCAGGGAAAAAGCATCACTACCACTTATTATAAATGGAACAGTAAACAAAAAGCATACGTCCTTGTACCTGACATGACGGTTACGATGGACAATCCAAGCCTGTAA
- a CDS encoding TonB family protein, with the protein MKALYYNAILGILLFFPSFLKAQIRPFEPLNPDRIFFKGKVVDTDNNALPKVSIYIPGSMRGTISDSNGNFYIDAKPKETLYFTYAGKEDAYRQLQEKDTTGFIVQMQPRIQRLKNVHVRKDKIIIEKGEPYEDDRDGTFELVYADAYFPDGEEALYKFFKENQQYPQEAFKQGEEGEVLIQFTIDKKGKATDPKILRSVSSMLDQEAKRLVLSMPAWKPARQRGLCVESTFILPIYFHIDIWKKYTE; encoded by the coding sequence ATGAAAGCACTTTATTATAATGCCATACTTGGCATATTACTATTCTTTCCCTCATTTTTGAAAGCGCAAATCAGACCTTTTGAACCACTTAATCCAGACAGGATATTCTTTAAGGGAAAGGTTGTGGATACAGATAACAACGCTCTCCCCAAGGTAAGTATCTACATACCCGGAAGTATGCGTGGAACAATTTCAGACTCAAACGGAAATTTCTACATAGATGCCAAACCTAAAGAAACCCTATACTTCACCTATGCAGGAAAAGAAGATGCATACAGACAATTACAGGAGAAAGATACTACCGGCTTCATAGTACAAATGCAACCACGTATTCAAAGATTGAAAAATGTACATGTAAGAAAAGATAAGATAATCATTGAAAAAGGTGAACCTTATGAAGACGACCGTGATGGTACGTTTGAACTTGTATATGCAGATGCCTATTTCCCAGATGGTGAAGAAGCTTTATACAAATTCTTTAAAGAAAACCAACAATATCCTCAGGAAGCTTTTAAGCAAGGAGAAGAAGGAGAAGTACTAATACAGTTCACTATTGACAAAAAGGGCAAAGCTACCGATCCTAAAATCCTCCGGAGTGTATCATCAATGCTGGATCAAGAGGCAAAACGCCTCGTTCTTTCCATGCCAGCTTGGAAGCCTGCCAGACAAAGAGGTTTGTGTGTAGAAAGTACCTTTATATTGCCTATCTATTTCCATATAGATATATGGAAAAAATATACAGAATAA
- a CDS encoding ketopantoate reductase family protein produces the protein MENNNMKYLIAGTGGVGGSIAAFLSLAGKDVTCIARGEHLAALHEHGLCLHSDLKGEHTLPIKAYTAEEYTGKADVIFVCVKGYSVDSITELIKRSAHKDTVVIPILNVYGTGPRIQRLVPGVTVLDGCIYIVGFVSGKGEITQMGKIFRLVYGAHKGTVVPRGTLETIQQDLQESGIKAEISPDINRDTFVKWSFISAMAVTGAYYDVPMGEVQKPGEVRDTFIGLSRESAALGAKLGIDFKEDIVEYNLKVIDKLDPESTASMQKDMAKGHESEVQGLLFDMIAAAEEQGIDIPTYRMVAEKFKS, from the coding sequence ATGGAGAACAATAATATGAAATACCTTATAGCCGGCACAGGTGGTGTGGGAGGCAGTATCGCCGCCTTTCTTTCCCTTGCCGGAAAAGATGTGACCTGCATTGCCCGCGGTGAGCATCTGGCTGCCCTGCACGAACACGGATTGTGTCTGCACTCCGACCTGAAAGGTGAACATACACTACCCATAAAAGCCTATACCGCCGAAGAATATACAGGCAAAGCCGACGTCATCTTTGTATGCGTCAAAGGCTATTCCGTAGACTCGATAACGGAGTTGATAAAACGCTCCGCCCACAAGGACACGGTTGTAATCCCTATTCTCAATGTCTACGGCACAGGTCCCCGCATCCAGCGCCTGGTGCCCGGAGTGACGGTTCTGGACGGCTGTATCTACATCGTCGGCTTCGTGTCCGGCAAAGGGGAAATCACGCAAATGGGCAAGATATTCCGTCTGGTTTACGGTGCACACAAAGGCACGGTTGTTCCCCGTGGAACGTTGGAAACTATACAACAGGATTTGCAGGAAAGCGGCATCAAAGCCGAGATATCTCCCGACATCAACCGGGATACTTTCGTGAAGTGGTCTTTCATCTCCGCTATGGCTGTCACCGGAGCCTATTACGATGTGCCTATGGGCGAAGTACAGAAGCCCGGAGAGGTGCGCGATACGTTTATCGGACTATCCCGTGAGAGTGCTGCACTGGGCGCTAAACTCGGTATTGACTTCAAGGAAGACATTGTAGAATATAATCTTAAAGTTATCGACAAACTGGATCCGGAAAGTACTGCTTCCATGCAGAAGGATATGGCTAAGGGACACGAAAGTGAGGTGCAAGGGTTGCTTTTTGATATGATTGCTGCCGCAGAAGAACAGGGGATTGATATTCCGACGTACAGGATGGTGGCGGAGAAGTTCAAATCTTGA